From a single Eleginops maclovinus isolate JMC-PN-2008 ecotype Puerto Natales chromosome 20, JC_Emac_rtc_rv5, whole genome shotgun sequence genomic region:
- the LOC134882894 gene encoding piggyBac transposable element-derived protein 3-like, translating into MAANTRDNSSGSSKHKPRQERFSVQTALEQFWLNDGDNSDLEDLSDNDDPILDANYQPRTQERSSSEDEDDSSDDEDPIPQPTEHSRGRKRLRGANNGACPCRQYLPMKPNPVGIKNFVCATADGIVLDFDLYQGTGALLEQVEEEVGLGLGGLVLARLCQTLHRGTKVYCDRFFTSIRGVEQMMKKEMYITGTIMKNRLAGAKEKLPSDKTMKNTGRGTSSELSTEDGKLCVVKWYDNKPVLMMSVVHGTEPEDTCQRWDKKLKQYVTVSRPSIVREYNLKMGGVDLIDRMISYYRMSARTKKWTMRMLMHFTDLALGNSWLLYRKDLAICAAPKKSIMQFLEFRTEIATTLLAQHHGQGSHADLSEQSEEEDNSNQGNKRPVTAVPHVSVRRRANAHLPEMISLKNATRCRVAGCTGRTRVRCVTCKVFLCLQGDRNCYTAFHT; encoded by the exons ATGGCGGCAAACACAAGGGATAATTCAAGTGgcagctccaaacacaaacctcgACAAG agcGTTTTTCTGTGCAAACAGCATTGGAGCAATTTTGGCTAAATGATGGAGACAACTCAGATTTGGAAGACTTGTCTGACAACGATGATCCCATCCTGGATGCCAATTACCAACCCCGAACACAGGAACgaagcagcagtgaggatgaggatgacagTAGTGATGATGAGGACCCCATTCCTCAGCCCACTGAGCACAGCAGAGGACGTAAACGTCTCCGTGGTGCAAATAATG GAGCCTGTCCATGCAGACAATATCTGCCAATGAAGCCAAACCCAGTTGGCATCAAGAACTTCGTTTGTGCTACAGCAGATGGCATTGTGCTGGACTTTGATCTGTATCAAGGTACAGGTGCACTGCTTGAGCAGGTCGAAGAAGAGGTGGGCCTGGGGTTGGGGGGCTTAGTCTTGGCTCGTCTGTGTCAAACTCTGCATCGTGGCACAAAAGTGTATTGTGACCGGTTCTTCACAAGCATCCGAGGTGTGgaacaaatgatgaagaaggagatgtaCATTACTGGTACAATAATGAAGAACAGACTCGCTGGCGCGAAGGAGAAGCTACCCTCtgacaaaaccatgaaaaacacaggaagaggtacCTCATCAGAACTTTCCACTGAAGACGGAAAGTTGTGTGTAGTGAAGTGGTATGACAACAAACCAGTATTGATGATGTCTGTTGTTCATGGCACAGAGCCTGAAGACACCTGCCAGCGCTGGGACAAGAAATTGAAACAGTATGTGACTGTCTCGCGACCAAGCATTGTCCGTGAGTACAACCTCAAGATGGGTGGAGTGGATTTGATCGATAGAATGATTAGCTACTATCGCATGAGCGCCCGTACTAAGAAGTGGACGATGCGGATGCTAATGCACTTCACAGATCTGGCTTTAGGTAACAGCTGGCTACTCTACCGCAAAGACCTCGCAATATGTGCTGCACCAAAGAAGAGCATCATGCAGTTCCTTGAGTTCCGTACAGAAATTGCTACGACCCTCTTGGCCCAGCATCACGGTCAAGGAAGCCATGCAGACCTCTCTGAacagtcagaggaagaagacaactcAAATCAAGGGAACAAACGTCCTGTGACGGCAGTGCCCCATGTCTCGGTCCGCAGGAGGGCGAATGCCCATCTCCCAGAGATGATCAGCCTGAAGAACGCGACGCGCTGCAGGGTAGCAGGCTGCACTGGAAGAACCCGAGTGCGTTGTGTGACCTGCAAAGTGTTCTTGTGCTTGCAAGGCGATCGCAACTGTTACACAGCCtttcacacatag
- the LOC134883044 gene encoding uncharacterized protein LOC134883044: MGKCKFNEAWRDKRAFHWVKPVENNVFEAFCTVCKKKIQLGTMGVKALESHAKSAKHISSMKVKDQTPSVAGVFQPANVSQLADNVSEVAGNVNQPAANVTATALPATSATPVSVDLRTAFGSTPTMKAEVLWTLNTVAKHQSYNSNENVSDLFKFMFPDSDIATTFTCGPDKTAYIAKFGLAVFIKEELVSKVNKSPFVLMFDESLNETTKNKQLDVHVRFWDEGQVQSRYLGSRFMGHSTAQDLLSHLKECMDKLNLKDLVSISMDGPSVNWKLFELFQKDQAEQYGGLQLICVGSCGLHTLHNAFKCGFTAWLLDKLLRAMHTLFNNVPARREDYVTKTFRLWREPW, from the exons ATGGGGAAATGCAAATTTAATGAAGCGTGGCGAGACAAACGAGCATTTCACTGGGTAAAACCTGTGGAAAACAACGTATTCGAAGCTTTTTGCAcagtatgcaaaaaaaaaatccagcttgGTACCATGGGCGTGAAGGCTCTAGAGTCTCATGCTAAATCAGCCAAGCACATCAGTTCCATGAAGGTGAAGGATCAAACTCCCTCCGTCGCCGGGGTGTTTCAgcctgctaatgttagccagctagctgatAATGTGTCTGAAGTAGCAGGTAACGTGAACCAGCCAGCTGCTAACGTTACTGCTACAGCCCTTCCAGCTACTAGCGCAACGCCCGTTAGTGTGGATCTGCGCACAGCCTTTGGGTccacaccaacaatgaaagcaGAGGTGTTGTGGACTCTCAACACAGTCGCCAAACATCAGTCCTACAATTCAAATGAGAACGTTTCCGATCTTTTCAAATTTATGTTCCCGGATTCAGACATAGCTACCACTTTCACGTGTGGTCCTGACAAAACGGCGTACATAGCCAAATTCGGTTTAGCGGTGTTCATCAAAGAGGAACTGGTGTCCAAAGTCAACAAATCGCCGTTCGTTCTGATGTTCGATGAGAGCCTCAACGagactacaaaaaataaacagctggaTGTGCATGTCCGCTTCTGGGACGAGGGACAGGTTCAGTCCAGATATTTGGGCTCCCGGTTTATGGGACATTCCACTGCACAAGACCTGCTGTCACATCTCAAA GAATGTATGGACAAACTGAACCTCAAGGACTTGGTGTCCATTTCAATGGATGGGCCCAGTGTTAACTGGAAACTGTTCGAACTTTTCCAGAAAGATCAAGCTGAGCAGTACGGAG GTCTTCAGCTCATTTGTGTGGGGAGCTGTGGCCTACACACGCTACACAATGCTTTCAAGTGTGGGTTCACTGCATGGCTGCTGGACAAGTTGCTGAGAGCAATGCACACATTGTTTAACAATGTGCCTGCCAGGAGAGAGGATTACGTCACT AAAACCTTCCGGTTGTGGAGAGAGCCCTGGTAG
- the LOC134883038 gene encoding uncharacterized protein LOC134883038: MIKRVRRNRDALHTTLSLQKHNLALPTNADYEKLAKLEKLLEPCRYITELLGGDKYVSCSVVLPALCHLQHAMNISDDDPAYIVRFKAAFIKDLNQRREKINLEWLKVATALDPRFKDLKCLPRAEREPVWAKLSALMKGEEPAVQPLREENPEPPKKKTALLLMGSDSESDEETPEDSTVERYKVEPSASLDQCPLKWWSEHTAVYGKMAQIARKYLGTPATTVPCERLFSLAGHIVQKRRACLSPENVNKLVCLSDWWKKEK, encoded by the exons ATGATAAAGCGTGTGAGGCGCAACAGAGACGCACTGCACACAACGCTGTCTCTGCAGAAGCACAACCTGGCCCTCCCAACAAATGCGGATTATGAGAAGTTGGCAAAGCTAGAGAAACTGCTGGAGCCATGCAG gtACATCACTGAGCTCCTTGGTGGAGATAAGTATGTATCCTGCTCTGTGGTTCTACCTGCCCTGTGCCACCTCCAGCACGCGATGAACATCTCAGATGATGATCCTGCCTATATTGTGCGATTCAAGGCTGCCTTCATCAAGGACCTCAACCAGCGgagggagaaaataaacctgGAATGGCTTAAG gTGGCGACTGCTCTAGATCCACGATTTAAGGACCTCAAGTGCTtgcccagagcagagagggagccaGTGTGGGCAAAGCTAAGTGCATTGATGAAGGGAGAAGAACCTGCTGTGCAGCCACTCAGGGAGGAGAACCCTGAGCCACCCAAGAAGAAAACAGCCCTGCTACTGATGGGATCCGACTCAGAATCAGATGAGGAGACACCAGAAGACAGTACAGTGGAGAGGTACAAGGTAGAGCCCAGTGCCAGTCTAGATCAGTGTCCACTGAAATGGTGGTCGGAGCACACTGCTGTCTATGGTAAGATGGCCCAAATTGCCCGTAAATACTTGGGGACCCCTGCCACAACTGTCCCATGCGAGAGACTTTTTTCTTTAGCAGGCCATATTGTGCAGAAGAGGAGAGCTTGTTTGTCaccagaaaatgtgaacaaactGGTCTGCCTGAGTGATTGGTGGAAGAAGGAGAAATAG